GCCTCCGCTGGCTGCCGTTCGAGAGTTAGTTCTCAGGCCTTAGTGACTACCGCTCTGGCTTCCTCAGCTCCGGCTGCAGGGGCCGCCGCCCCTAGTGAAAAACCAGCGGCTGCGTCAAGGCCGAGCCGGCGACGGTCACGCTGCTGGTTGACGAACACCAGGGCCAGGACGCCGAACGTCAGCATGAGCCCTCCAGCCAGGGCAAACGCCGCACGGTAGCCGTCTGCCGGAGTGGCCGCGCCGCCGATCAGGAAACCTGACACTGCCGGTGCGAACACGCCGCCGGTGGTGAGGACCGCGTTTGCGATGGAGAGGTTGGCACCGCGCTGGCCGATGGTGGTCAGTTCAGCGACCACCAGGTACGTGATGGCGAAGAGCGCCGGCGCGGTACCGAAGCCGAACACCATGAGGACGATGGACAGGACCGGGGATGTGGTCATGGTTGCTGCGACCAGGCACGCCCCAGCGAACGCTCCGGCACCGCCGAGGACCCAGCCGCGCGCTTTCCTGGTGGGAACGCCCTTGAGGTGCAGGCGCTGGGTAAGTGCGCTAAGGCCAACGGTGGCGACGGTTCCCCAGGCCGCGGGCAGGGCGATCATGGTGCCGGACTGCTGGCCGCTGAAGCCCAGGACGTTCTGGAAGTAGGCGGGTCCCCAGGACATGGCGAGTGTGAAGGTCCAGTAGCCGAAGAAGGAGGCCAGGACCGCGAAGATCCAACTGGGGGACAGGATGGTGCGCCAGTAGCGGATCTTGGTTTCGCTGATCACCGGAGTCTCCTCCCGGGCGATGCCGTCAATTTCCTGTTCAGCTTTCCGGCTGGTGTAGGGACCCTCCTTGCCAGCGATG
This region of Arthrobacter sp. DNA4 genomic DNA includes:
- a CDS encoding MFS transporter; the protein is MTPGSAASRDPRTWSRAKRNRYGWFMTFGLLFLMMLSWADKAVLGIAAVPLMKQLGITPEQFGLVGSAMFLTFGVAQIVAAPIANKVSSKWILLVLCLLWSVAQVPILLFASLPALWASRLLLGAGEGPLAPVLMHGIYKWFPEKKGATPAALASSGVTLGIVAFAPVLAWVIGQFGWQTAFAVLAIVGLLWSVFWAIAGKEGPYTSRKAEQEIDGIAREETPVISETKIRYWRTILSPSWIFAVLASFFGYWTFTLAMSWGPAYFQNVLGFSGQQSGTMIALPAAWGTVATVGLSALTQRLHLKGVPTRKARGWVLGGAGAFAGACLVAATMTTSPVLSIVLMVFGFGTAPALFAITYLVVAELTTIGQRGANLSIANAVLTTGGVFAPAVSGFLIGGAATPADGYRAAFALAGGLMLTFGVLALVFVNQQRDRRRLGLDAAAGFSLGAAAPAAGAEEARAVVTKA